GGCTAGCATGTGGGGTCATCAATACCATCTTTACGTAAGTAAAAGACCACCTCAAATATTATGGCACTTGAAAATTCTGATATTATTACCATTATGATTGGTTATCAAGATTCAAGAGCATTGAAATGACAGTAACCAATGCTTGAATTTGAATAAACGACATCAGTCTCCTTCAAGACTTGTGTGGCAAACAAATCTCCTCAATTCTGGTGGAGATAGAAAAAGCTGCAATAACAACCTCAAAATctgggactaagaatgacaaaAAACCTTGCAGGAACAGTATGTTGCCACGTGGTAGCTTATCAATCTTCTATGTGTGGATGTCAGGCTTCTGTGACCAATCCGTTTGTGCTCAAGCAACTACTATAAGTCACACGTAGCCTTTGATCATAAGCCAGCTAGCACTGAATTTGCACTCGAAGAACAACCTTACCCTTTCTCTCCACAATTCCAAACACAACACTTCCATGGCTGCCTCCGTCTCCACTGTCGGAGCTGTCAACAGAGCTATTGTACGATACTTTTTCTACTTTCTTACACTGTTGCCTTTTTTGTGTCTTCTTTCACATGCATGTTTATCTAATCTTAGTTTCACATCCCCCTTCACTACACTTACTTTTTACTCCcctacttttcttttaattaaaagaactaGCATCATGGTTTCTCCCCCTATTGAATTATCGTTGATATAAGGCTTTTACCTTAGGAAATGGTAATGATCAAATGATAAATAGCTGAggttcaaatataaaaaaagggTAACTTAAAAGAGTGTCAGGGAAGGCTTTCACATGCGTATATTCCAATCCACATGTTTATTCACCTCACGTAGCCGTGTGTCATTTCCAAACATGCCGAGTTCAGATGATTGCTGCTTTTAAGCTGGTGCATCAAGGTGTTTGATGTGCATGTTTGCCTCATCATTATGTATGATATAACATtacaatcttacaaaattaaagattttCAACTAATCATTTATATACACATGCATCAGTTTTTTGTAGGCTTATGTATTAAAAGCTTATGTAGAGTTACAAAATGGAAAcagaaaaaacattatataagaTCTAAAATGTAGAactttcatatataaatattaaagcaagaatttaattaaaccAATCGTCGTATTTGATAGATAAGAGATTGTGAAATAGTGAATTTTTTTAGTAAGGAGAGTATGAAGAGTAGTTACTGTGATGTGATATTGCAGTTGAACCTGAATGGATCTGGAGCAGGAGCTTCAGCTCCCAGTTCAGCTTTCTTTGGCACAAGCTTGAAGAAGGCTGTTGCCTCAAGGGTCCCTAACAGCAAGGTGACGAATGGAAGCTTCAAAATTGTTGCTTCTGAGAAAGAGATTGAGGAGACCAAGCAGACCAAGCAGACCAACAAGGACAGATGGAGGGGTCTGGCCTACGATATCTCTGATGACCAACAAGACATCACAAGGGGGAAGGGTATGGTTGATCCTCTTTTCCAAGCTCCAATGGAGGCTGGAACTCACTATGCTGTCATGAGCTCCTACGAGTACCTTAGCACTGGACTCCGCCAGTGAGTGCACTTGCTCACATAATCTCTAAACCGTTAATTTAGCGTTTCCTTCTGTTTTTGTCTCAAACTTACCATCATGATATGTGCTGCTTAATTTAGGCTTGACAACATAGAGGATGGTTTCTACATTGCTCCTGCTTTTCTGGACAAGCTTGTTGTTCACATCACCAAGAACTTCATGACCTTGCCCAACATCAAGGCATGCCACCAAACATGTTCTCTGCATAAATTGCACTTGAACTTTTGTCAAATTAGGTGATGccattcatgttttttttttcaattccttTTGCAGGTTCCTCTCATTCTTGGTATCTGGGGAGGCAAGGGACAAGGAAAATCTTTCCAATGTGAGCTTGTCTTTGCCAAGATGGGAATCAAGTAAGTTCTTGCAGAACTATCCCCTTCATGATCTCCCGAACCACATTGAAATATAGctaaagtaattttatatataaaatcacatGTTCTGTATCACGTAGAAGAATCAATTCTGTGTACAAAACTCATTTTGACTTTACGCAACTTTTGTGTTGAACCCACCTTATTCTAGATATTTTACATGCTTTAAAATAAACATGTCCAAGCATAAATCATTTCacttcaaattcattttcacaAATCCCTCACTCAAATAGAGTAGAAAGTGTTGATATCTTGCAAAACTCATGCTTCATCAAAGTTTTGAATTAAATTGTAATGAAGGGtcataaacattgtttatatttgatttgtttcaaTTGTGATTCCATTACAGCCCCATCATGATGAGTGCTGGAGAGTTGGAAAGTGGAAATGCCGGAGAGCCAGCAAAATTGATCAGGCAGAGATACCGTGAAGCTGCAGATCTGATCAACAAGGGAAAGATGTGTGCTCTGTTCATCAACGATCTTGATGCAGGAGCAGGTCGTCTTGGTGGAACCACCCAATACACTGTGAACAACCAGATGGTGAATGCCACTCTCATGAACATAGCTGATAACCCTACAAATGTGCAGCTTCCTGGTATGTACAACAAGGAAGAGAACCCCCGTGTGCCCATCATTGTCACTGGTAACGATTTCTCAACATTGTATGCTCCTCTCATTCGTGATGGGCGTATGGAGAAGTTCTACTGGGCACCAACAAGGGATGACCGCGTTGGTGTTTGCAAGGGAATTTTCCGCACCGATGGTGTTCCTGAAGAGGACATTACAAAGCTTGTTGACACCTTCCCAGGCCAATCCATTGGTAAGAACTACGAACCAAACACTGTAACACTAAGGTAGAAGAATTTGGTGAGTGACATTTTAAAATCAcacaacataatatatataaacaatgttACACAGTTACACAGTTAACTAATCAGAAGTCAAATCATGCTAAACATGACTTTTTAGTTACTGAACGAATCACTAAACCTATCGTATGAGCTAAATCTTCgtaataataactattttaaaagtcATATAAAATGCAATTGCTGATTAATTGATAGTATAAAACTGTTTTACACCATGAATGCCTAGTCATTAAACTCGTATTTAAAAATGGAACAAAAGATGAGCTAAAGAAAGAACAATTTGATTCCATTGAAGATGATAAAACCAAGGAGCATTTTGATTAATCACAATATATAATATCACCCTTGTTTTGAAATATTGTACAGAACAAGTTAGaacaagaaagagaaagataacAAATACTAATGATATACCATCCCATGTGCTGCAGATTTCTTTGGTGCACTGAGGGCCAGAGTGTATGATGATGAAGTGAGGAAGTGGGTTTCTGGTGTTGGTGTTGATGGTATTGGGAAGAAGCTTGTGAACTCAAAAGAAGGACCTCCTACCTTTGATCAGCCCAAGATGAGTCTGGACAAGCTCTTGCAGTATGGTAACATGCTTGTCCAAGAACAAGAAAATGTGAAGAGAGTCCAATTGGCTGACAAGTACTTGAATGAGGCTGCTCTTGGAAATGCTAACGAAGATGCTATTAAGAGTGGATCTTTCTTCAAATAGACTTACCGACATACATGATTGCAGGTTTGCATCAAGCTTAATCTTCCTTCAACTTGCAACAATAATGTTAGGCTCAATCTTCAAATCTCACTTTGATCTGAAATTCTTCTTGCATTGTTTGTGCAGGCAAAGCAACCCGGCAAGTAAATATTTCTGTCACTGATGGTTGTACTGGTTCAATGGTCCAAGTGCTAGAACTTGTGATGGCACTTGTGTATTACATTCTTAGCATTCTCAATGTGTTGTGTGCAAAGAGAAGATGCTaagtttgaaataattttactatATGTTTCTTATTGGACTCCTCTCTATAATTTTGGGTTACAGTTTGCACTTAATGAATCTGGTGCCTTTTCCTTTTGTCATATatacttgatttttatttttatttttgtctgaCGTGCATTCATATCTAGCCACTATAGCTTCGTTTTCGAAGTGCTGAGGCTTTGAAAAACTTGGAGAGAGATCGAGTTTAGATAATAAACTGTTAAAAAAACATCACAAATCATAAACATTAACAATTTCAACattcaaaggaaaaaaaaaaaacattgatatatattatttcttgcATACCCTTCAAATATAAAGCACCTTGATCATGAATACCAAACATCGTTTCCAGAAAGTGATTAAGTTTGGAAAAATATTGACACTGCTGAAAAGAATCGTTCGAAAAATGAGCACAGTTGATGCAGAAGTATATAACAAAGGCAATGAGAGTGCTGTAAATTTTGTCCTTCAAGAAAAAAAcccttttaaacaaaattctaaaaaattagTCGGGTGAGGAAATTAATAAGAGGACATCAAGCTCATGAAAAAATCAAGCATCTTTCTACTATAttactttgaattttgaagTCAAAGAATCAAAGCAGAAAAAAAAGGGTCTGATCTGTGTAAATACTATTCACAGGTCAAGCACATTCACCTACATACATCTCTCTATGCTAACAAGGTCCACGTGCAAACAAATAAATTGTGGATactaaatttacaaaataactGTTTGACACCCAAAATCCTATTACTTAcgagaatgagagaaaaatgtaaatacaAAAGTGGGCATAGTAGGATATGAAAAAAAGaacagaagaaaaataatgtgtTAGCTATACTTGTAAAAGGAAGAGATGTCTTAATATCATTCCTCTAAAGGAGAATAGGAGGAGATAGTCTTGAATAGGAACAAGACTTTGTTGTTTGAGAAACCTATATAATGATGgttttataatgtttttcatATACAATTAATTGATAATTCTGTTATAATATAATCAAACTCTAATGTTTTTCTCTTGTACAAATGGTGAGGAAATATCTGAAAAGGTATAAATTCTAAGTTGTCACAAAGCAACATCAAGAAATTGCATGCATAAATGAGTAGGGTGGGGGCTAGGCTATATGGATTAGCTAGATGAGACAGCTTTTCCAAGAGCCAGAGAATAGTGAGGAGCACTAGTGATGTGTGACTTTCTCATTATTTGTGTCTATGCAATTAGAggaaaaagaaatggaaaaggTAGACATTTTTTATTGAAGTATTCACTTTTTGTTTGGGATGAGAAATGTGAAACAAAACGGTATTTTCGGGATTCATGAAAGGAAAATCTCTCCTTCCCTTCAATTGGCATGTAACAAGGAGGGGtgattgatatattttttcttcattttttgtttaaaaggttCAATCACATTATACatgataaattgaaaaataatatatattttaatgataagagaaaataataaaataaataattaggtttaaactaatttttaattaatgtacgaatattttcattatttattaatttttactcATTTGCATAAGTGAGAGacaatttttaacaattttatttttattctccaTTTTTTAGTTTTACTCTTTCTCTATTTCATTTATGACGTGAAGGAGCATTAGAGCAAGCACTAAAATTTGAGTGGAGGTAGTCAAATTTGCCACGAATAGACAAGACGTGCAATTTGACACAACTATATCTGGGTAGGAATTTGGATTGGTCCAGTACACATTAAAAGATGCTTTTCATAATTACATGCTACTGTAACTTTACCAACACACATCTTTATAAAACAAGTAATATGAGTTTACTCTATAagttaattcataaaaaaatgtacattttggtataatttgattattagaattaaatttgattgatttgaattaaatcaacttaaaaaaaaacccagaaattagtttttttcaacttttagtTCAAATTTGTGTTATATATCTTTTCTGTACCAGATAAATTCAAAACATCTGACTTTTTAAAGTGAAAAGTATaccttaaaagataaaatatgatttataatatCTTAAGCTTATAAACTAATTAATCTGGAAAATGCATAAATTATCTTGTCCAGAATTGTTCAAATCTTTTGGATATACAATTGT
This sequence is a window from Vigna angularis cultivar LongXiaoDou No.4 chromosome 2, ASM1680809v1, whole genome shotgun sequence. Protein-coding genes within it:
- the LOC108329066 gene encoding ribulose bisphosphate carboxylase/oxygenase activase, chloroplastic, producing the protein MAASVSTVGAVNRAILNLNGSGAGASAPSSAFFGTSLKKAVASRVPNSKVTNGSFKIVASEKEIEETKQTKQTNKDRWRGLAYDISDDQQDITRGKGMVDPLFQAPMEAGTHYAVMSSYEYLSTGLRQLDNIEDGFYIAPAFLDKLVVHITKNFMTLPNIKVPLILGIWGGKGQGKSFQCELVFAKMGINPIMMSAGELESGNAGEPAKLIRQRYREAADLINKGKMCALFINDLDAGAGRLGGTTQYTVNNQMVNATLMNIADNPTNVQLPGMYNKEENPRVPIIVTGNDFSTLYAPLIRDGRMEKFYWAPTRDDRVGVCKGIFRTDGVPEEDITKLVDTFPGQSIDFFGALRARVYDDEVRKWVSGVGVDGIGKKLVNSKEGPPTFDQPKMSLDKLLQYGNMLVQEQENVKRVQLADKYLNEAALGNANEDAIKSGSFFK